In Streptomyces sp. NBC_01707, a genomic segment contains:
- a CDS encoding DUF3631 domain-containing protein: MTAPAQPTAPIDGAALLDEVEAFHRRFNIFPREAAYVAVVLWDAHAHLMDCFDSTARLAFLSPEPGSGKSRALEIVETVVPRALTTVNSSANALFRLVDAPEGRPTILFDEIDTVFGPKAGDNEPVRGFLNSGYRRSGKMHRCVGDGANQTVQPFSSFCAVAMAGLGSLPDTILTRSVIIRMRKRAPNESVESYRQRLNEHEGFALRDRLAEWADSVRDSVKGAWPAMPDGINDRPADVWEPLLAVADAAGGHWPERARAACVELVNAAQDNDEASLGVRLLTDLRDAVFCGAERLPTAVILERLLAMDDAPWADLDDRPLNSRGLAKFLGQYVTPGNKPIKPRGIRISSGTPKGYYAEDLTDAWTRYCPPPPPRSATSATAATPQVRGGESVADSATAIRHTPPETATPLFSVAG, translated from the coding sequence ATGACCGCCCCCGCACAGCCCACGGCGCCCATCGACGGCGCGGCACTGCTCGACGAGGTGGAGGCCTTCCACCGCCGGTTCAACATCTTCCCCAGGGAAGCCGCGTACGTGGCTGTGGTCCTGTGGGACGCGCACGCCCACCTCATGGACTGCTTCGACTCGACCGCCCGTCTGGCGTTCCTCTCCCCTGAGCCCGGCAGTGGCAAGAGCCGGGCCCTGGAGATCGTGGAAACCGTGGTGCCCCGCGCTCTGACCACGGTCAACTCCTCTGCCAACGCCCTCTTTCGCCTGGTGGACGCCCCTGAGGGCCGCCCCACGATCCTCTTCGATGAGATTGACACCGTGTTCGGTCCCAAGGCTGGGGACAACGAGCCGGTCCGCGGCTTCCTGAACTCGGGGTACCGGCGGTCTGGGAAGATGCACCGCTGCGTCGGTGACGGCGCCAACCAGACCGTCCAGCCGTTCTCGTCGTTCTGCGCGGTCGCCATGGCGGGGCTCGGTTCCCTGCCGGACACGATCCTGACCCGCTCCGTCATCATCCGGATGCGCAAGCGGGCTCCCAACGAGAGCGTGGAGTCCTACCGGCAGCGTCTCAACGAGCATGAAGGGTTCGCGCTGCGGGACCGTCTCGCCGAGTGGGCCGATAGCGTCCGCGACAGCGTGAAGGGCGCCTGGCCGGCGATGCCGGACGGGATCAACGACCGGCCGGCCGACGTGTGGGAACCCCTCCTCGCCGTCGCGGATGCGGCCGGCGGCCACTGGCCCGAGCGGGCCCGGGCGGCGTGCGTCGAACTCGTCAACGCCGCCCAGGACAACGACGAAGCATCCCTGGGCGTTCGGCTGCTCACGGACCTGCGCGACGCTGTGTTCTGCGGAGCGGAGCGACTGCCCACCGCCGTCATCCTCGAACGCCTCCTCGCGATGGATGACGCCCCGTGGGCCGATCTGGACGACAGGCCGCTGAACTCCCGGGGTCTGGCCAAGTTCCTCGGTCAGTACGTCACCCCGGGCAACAAGCCCATCAAGCCGCGCGGCATCCGCATCTCCTCCGGAACCCCGAAGGGCTACTACGCGGAAGACCTCACGGACGCCTGGACCCGGTACTGTCCCCCGCCCCCTCCCAGGTCCGCAACATCCGCCACAGCCGCCACACCGCAGGTCAGAGGGGGTGAATCTGTGGCGGATAGCGCCACAGCCATCCGCCACACGCCTCCGGAAACCGCCACACCACTCTTCTCCGTGGCCGGCTGA
- a CDS encoding helix-turn-helix domain-containing protein produces MALVQMHKTDANRADFDPSLLAVTVEEAARRLSIGRTTMYGLIRDGAVPTVPFGRSRRVPVQALVDYLTQRMQTRSNHAAA; encoded by the coding sequence GTGGCACTCGTCCAGATGCACAAGACCGACGCGAACCGAGCCGACTTTGACCCCTCGCTGCTCGCCGTGACGGTAGAGGAAGCGGCCCGTCGCCTGAGTATCGGCCGGACCACGATGTACGGCCTGATCCGCGACGGAGCAGTACCGACCGTCCCCTTCGGCCGTAGCCGAAGGGTCCCCGTTCAAGCGCTCGTCGACTACCTGACCCAGCGCATGCAGACACGAAGCAACCACGCAGCCGCGTAA
- a CDS encoding tyrosine-type recombinase/integrase, which yields MAKRPKRPDGASSIYLGSDGYWHGRVTVGIRDDGKPDRRHVMSKVSEGEVIKKVRALEKQRDDGKVRKPGRPWTVKAWLLHWVEEIAKPSVRENTYAGYEVAVRVHLAPGVGAHRLDKLEPEHLERFYSRMLANGSKPATAHQAHRTIRTALNHAMRRGHVTRNVAALAVPPRIEEEEVEPYDIEDVQRLLFEAAKLRNSARWSIALALGLRQGEALGLRWADLDTSSGVLRVRKNRLRPKYLHGCGGDCGTKPGYCKKRVRKNEDTANTKSRAGRRAIGVPDELVRLLELHRREQARERAIAGKDWRESGFVFTSPVGEPLVPSTDYDVWKRLLADAKVRDGRLHDARHTAATVLLILGVPERVVMQIMGWSSTAMAARYQHVTGGILADVAQRVGGLIWEVAKDPEESGPEGSEKSR from the coding sequence ATGGCCAAGCGGCCCAAGCGCCCGGACGGGGCGTCGTCCATCTATCTCGGCAGTGACGGCTACTGGCACGGCCGCGTGACCGTGGGCATCCGCGACGACGGTAAGCCGGACCGGCGCCACGTCATGAGCAAAGTCAGCGAAGGGGAGGTGATCAAGAAAGTCCGTGCCCTGGAGAAGCAGCGGGACGACGGCAAGGTACGGAAGCCCGGACGGCCGTGGACCGTGAAGGCGTGGCTGCTGCACTGGGTAGAGGAGATCGCCAAGCCTTCGGTGCGAGAGAACACGTACGCCGGCTACGAGGTGGCTGTACGAGTGCACCTCGCGCCGGGCGTGGGGGCTCACCGGCTGGACAAGCTGGAGCCCGAACACCTGGAGCGCTTCTACAGCCGGATGCTTGCCAACGGCAGCAAGCCCGCCACTGCCCACCAGGCGCATCGAACGATCCGCACCGCACTGAACCACGCAATGCGCCGTGGTCACGTCACACGGAATGTCGCCGCTCTCGCGGTTCCCCCGAGGATTGAGGAAGAGGAGGTGGAGCCGTACGACATCGAGGATGTGCAACGTCTCCTCTTCGAGGCCGCCAAGCTCCGGAACAGCGCCCGCTGGTCTATCGCGCTCGCGCTGGGGCTGCGGCAGGGTGAAGCGCTCGGGCTGCGGTGGGCGGATCTCGATACCAGCAGTGGTGTCCTGCGCGTCAGGAAGAACCGTCTGAGGCCGAAGTACCTGCACGGGTGCGGGGGCGATTGCGGTACGAAGCCGGGCTACTGCAAGAAGCGGGTCAGGAAGAACGAGGACACGGCCAACACGAAGTCGCGCGCCGGCCGCCGCGCTATCGGCGTCCCCGACGAGCTTGTGAGGCTGCTGGAGCTCCACCGCCGAGAGCAGGCACGCGAGCGGGCGATCGCTGGGAAGGATTGGCGCGAGTCGGGGTTCGTCTTCACTTCCCCCGTGGGCGAGCCGCTGGTGCCGAGTACGGACTACGACGTGTGGAAGCGGCTGCTCGCCGACGCCAAGGTCCGGGATGGGCGCCTGCACGATGCGAGGCACACCGCGGCGACAGTGCTCCTCATCCTCGGTGTCCCCGAACGGGTCGTGATGCAGATCATGGGCTGGTCATCCACGGCGATGGCGGCCCGGTACCAGCATGTGACGGGCGGCATCCTCGCCGACGTTGCGCAGCGGGTCGGGGGACTCATCTGGGAAGTCGCCAAGGACCCCGAGGAGAGCGGCCCGGAGGGCTCTGAGAAGTCTCGTTGA
- a CDS encoding DNA polymerase III subunit gamma and tau produces MSSLALYRRYRPESFAEVIGQEHVTDPLQQALRNNRVNHAYLFSGPRGCGKTTSARILARCLNCEQGPTPTPCGECQSCRDLARNGPGSIDVIEIDAASHGGVDDARDLREKAFFGPASSRYKIYIIDEAHMVTSAGFNALLKVVEEPPEHLKFIFATTEPEKVIGTIRSRTHHYPFRLVPPGTLREYLGEVCGRENSHVEDGVLPLVVRAGAGSVRDSMSVMDQLLAGAGDDGVTYAMATSLLGYTDLSLLDSVVDAFAAGDGAAAFEVVDRVIEGGNDPRRFVADLLERLRDLVILAAVPDAAEKGLIDAPADVVERMQAQASVFGAAELSRAADLVNQGLTEMRGATSPRLQVELICARVLLPAAFDDERSLQTRLDRLERGASFAAAGAGPAMGYVPGPQAHAPVAVVPPGDGVAAARAAVRGDAPEAVPPAAPAQPAQPAQYAAPAAPVAPAPAAPAPQPTPEAPAGGQRPGAWPASAAPESGRRPGGWPTASAPGQAPAPVTPAAPAPAAPAPAPGAPQPSPGMTQGAAQVRNMWPDILEAVKNRRRFTWILLSQNAQVTGFDGATLQIGFLNAGARDNFASSGSEDVLKQALAEQFNMQWKIEAIVDPSGGTGQPPQTGGGRPSAPPAPQRPAAPAPQQYESRPAPAQHQQPGAAPAAASAPQPHAAPESPRPVAPEDDTPEADDPDLVDSALSGHDLIVRELGATVVEEFTNE; encoded by the coding sequence GTGTCGTCCCTTGCGCTGTACCGCCGCTATCGCCCCGAGTCGTTCGCCGAGGTCATTGGGCAGGAGCATGTCACTGACCCGCTGCAGCAGGCCCTGCGGAACAACCGGGTCAATCACGCGTACCTGTTCAGCGGGCCGCGCGGCTGTGGGAAGACGACCAGTGCGCGCATCCTCGCCCGCTGTCTGAACTGTGAGCAGGGGCCGACGCCTACTCCGTGCGGGGAGTGCCAGTCCTGCCGGGACCTCGCGCGCAACGGGCCGGGCTCGATCGATGTCATCGAGATCGACGCCGCGTCGCACGGTGGCGTGGACGACGCCCGTGATCTGCGGGAGAAGGCGTTCTTCGGGCCCGCGTCCAGTCGTTACAAGATCTACATCATCGACGAGGCGCACATGGTCACGTCGGCGGGGTTCAACGCCCTGCTGAAGGTGGTCGAGGAGCCGCCGGAGCACCTCAAGTTCATCTTCGCGACCACCGAGCCCGAGAAGGTCATCGGCACGATCCGGTCGCGTACGCACCACTACCCGTTCCGCCTCGTGCCGCCGGGGACGCTGCGCGAATATCTCGGCGAGGTCTGCGGCAGGGAGAACAGCCACGTCGAGGACGGCGTCCTCCCGCTGGTCGTGCGGGCCGGTGCCGGATCCGTACGTGACTCGATGTCCGTGATGGACCAGCTGCTGGCCGGCGCGGGCGACGACGGTGTGACATACGCCATGGCGACCTCGCTGCTCGGTTATACGGACCTGTCGCTGCTGGACTCCGTCGTGGACGCGTTCGCCGCGGGCGACGGGGCCGCGGCGTTCGAGGTCGTGGACCGGGTGATCGAGGGCGGGAACGACCCGCGGCGCTTCGTCGCCGACCTGTTGGAGCGGCTGCGCGACCTGGTGATCCTGGCCGCAGTGCCCGATGCCGCGGAGAAGGGCCTCATCGACGCACCCGCCGACGTGGTGGAGCGGATGCAGGCCCAGGCGTCCGTCTTCGGCGCCGCCGAACTGAGCCGCGCCGCCGATCTGGTCAACCAGGGACTCACGGAGATGCGCGGGGCGACCTCGCCCCGTCTCCAGGTCGAGCTGATCTGCGCCCGGGTGCTGCTGCCCGCGGCCTTCGACGACGAGCGTTCGCTGCAGACCCGGCTGGACCGGCTGGAACGCGGCGCCTCCTTCGCGGCCGCCGGTGCCGGTCCCGCCATGGGGTACGTGCCGGGACCGCAGGCGCACGCGCCCGTGGCCGTGGTTCCGCCGGGTGACGGAGTCGCCGCGGCGCGGGCGGCCGTGCGGGGGGACGCTCCCGAGGCCGTGCCCCCCGCCGCGCCCGCACAACCCGCGCAGCCCGCCCAGTACGCGGCGCCGGCAGCGCCCGTTGCTCCTGCGCCTGCCGCTCCCGCTCCGCAGCCGACCCCCGAGGCTCCCGCGGGTGGGCAGCGTCCCGGGGCCTGGCCCGCCTCAGCCGCACCTGAGTCCGGGCGCCGCCCCGGTGGCTGGCCGACCGCCTCCGCCCCGGGTCAGGCACCGGCCCCCGTCACCCCTGCGGCCCCCGCCCCCGCAGCCCCGGCGCCCGCCCCCGGTGCTCCTCAGCCGAGTCCGGGTATGACGCAGGGTGCCGCGCAGGTGCGGAACATGTGGCCGGACATCCTCGAGGCCGTCAAGAACCGGCGCCGGTTCACCTGGATCCTGCTCAGCCAGAACGCGCAGGTCACCGGGTTCGACGGCGCCACCCTGCAGATCGGCTTCCTCAACGCCGGTGCCCGCGACAACTTCGCGAGCAGCGGCAGCGAGGACGTGCTCAAGCAGGCACTCGCCGAGCAGTTCAACATGCAGTGGAAGATCGAGGCGATCGTCGACCCGTCGGGCGGCACGGGACAGCCCCCGCAGACCGGCGGCGGCCGGCCGTCCGCCCCGCCCGCACCGCAGCGCCCGGCAGCGCCCGCCCCGCAGCAGTACGAGTCCCGGCCCGCGCCGGCCCAGCATCAGCAGCCGGGCGCCGCCCCCGCAGCGGCCTCCGCCCCGCAGCCGCACGCCGCTCCCGAGTCGCCGCGTCCGGTCGCCCCGGAGGACGACACCCCGGAGGCGGACGACCCGGATCTGGTCGACTCGGCGCTCTCCGGTCATGACCTCATCGTCCGGGAGCTGGGGGCCACGGTCGTCGAGGAGTTCACCAACGAGTAG
- the purD gene encoding phosphoribosylamine--glycine ligase: MKVLVIGGGAREHALCRSLSLDPDVTALYCAPGNAGIAEVAELHPVDALDGDAVARLATELGAELVVVGPEAPLVAGVADAVRAAGIPCFGPSGEAAQLEGSKAFAKDVMAGAGVPTARSYVCTTPAEIDTALDAFGAPFVVKDDGLAAGKGVVVTDDVEAARAHALACDRVVIEEFLDGPEVSLFAITDGTTVLPLQPAQDFKRALDNDEGPNTGGMGAYSPLPWADPKLVDEVMETVLQPTVDELRRRGTPFSGLLYAGLAITSRGVRVIEFNARFGDPETQVVLARLKTPLAGVLLGSANGNLDELPPLKWRDDAAVTVVIASHNYPDTPRTGDPIHGLDEVAAQDAPHAYVLHAGTRRDGDQIVSAGGRVLSVTATGKDLAGARERAYTAAARIRLEGSQLRTDIARKAAGV; encoded by the coding sequence GTGAAGGTCCTCGTCATCGGCGGCGGCGCCCGCGAACACGCCCTGTGCCGCTCTCTTTCCCTCGACCCCGACGTCACCGCTCTGTACTGCGCGCCCGGCAATGCCGGCATCGCAGAGGTGGCCGAACTGCACCCGGTCGACGCGCTCGACGGCGACGCCGTCGCGCGCCTCGCCACCGAACTGGGCGCCGAGCTGGTGGTCGTCGGCCCGGAGGCACCGCTTGTCGCCGGGGTCGCCGACGCCGTGCGCGCCGCGGGCATCCCCTGCTTCGGCCCCTCCGGTGAGGCGGCCCAGCTGGAGGGCTCCAAGGCGTTCGCCAAGGACGTGATGGCCGGAGCGGGTGTCCCCACCGCCCGCAGCTACGTCTGCACCACCCCTGCCGAGATCGACACCGCCCTCGACGCCTTCGGCGCCCCGTTCGTCGTCAAGGACGACGGTCTCGCGGCAGGCAAGGGCGTCGTCGTCACGGACGACGTCGAGGCGGCCCGCGCCCACGCGCTGGCCTGCGACCGCGTGGTCATCGAGGAGTTCCTCGACGGCCCCGAGGTGAGCCTCTTCGCGATCACGGATGGCACGACCGTGCTGCCGCTCCAGCCCGCCCAGGACTTCAAGCGGGCCCTCGACAACGACGAGGGCCCGAACACCGGCGGCATGGGCGCGTACTCCCCTCTTCCGTGGGCCGATCCCAAGCTGGTCGACGAGGTCATGGAGACGGTCCTCCAGCCGACCGTCGACGAGCTCCGCCGCCGCGGCACCCCCTTCTCCGGGCTGCTGTACGCGGGTCTCGCGATCACCTCGCGCGGCGTCCGTGTCATCGAGTTCAACGCCCGCTTCGGTGACCCGGAGACCCAGGTGGTCCTGGCCCGTCTGAAGACCCCGCTGGCCGGTGTCCTGCTGGGCTCCGCCAACGGCAACCTCGACGAGCTGCCCCCGCTCAAGTGGCGCGACGACGCCGCGGTCACCGTGGTCATCGCCTCGCACAACTACCCGGACACGCCGCGGACGGGTGACCCGATCCACGGCCTCGACGAGGTGGCGGCGCAGGATGCCCCGCATGCCTACGTCCTGCATGCCGGGACCAGGCGAGACGGCGACCAGATCGTCAGTGCGGGCGGCCGCGTGCTGTCCGTGACCGCGACCGGCAAGGACCTCGCCGGCGCCCGTGAGCGTGCCTACACGGCGGCCGCGCGGATCCGGCTCGAAGGCTCGCAGCTGCGAACGGACATCGCCCGGAAGGCTGCCGGAGTCTGA
- a CDS encoding N,N-dimethylformamidase beta subunit family domain-containing protein, producing the protein MGAEQIRRWESGALAHAVSDPFGQGPLPWLRGSENYFDDTGQVVPWYADLALARGTGGGTRTADDVHRQIKGFISSGAAAPGEAIDFHITVDPPQQFSVDIYRIGHYGGDGAAKITTSPRLSGIVQPPPLTADRTVSCHHWWQSWRLQIPTYWSIGAYVAVLTTADGYRSHIPFTVRDDHPADLLLVLPDITWQAYNLYPEDGRTGASLYHAWDEQGRLLGEEDAAVTVSFDRPYAGAGLPLHVGHAYDFIRWAERYGYDIAYADTRDLHAGRIDVGRYRGLVFPGHDEYWSVPMRRTAEAARDGGTSLVFLSANTMYWQVSLSPSPSGVPDRLLTCRKRRGPGKPALWREVDRAEQQLLGIQYAGRVPDPHPLVVRNAEHWLWDATGADEGDEIDGLVAGEADRYFPRTTLPQHENRILLAHSPYQDSEGTTRHQETSLYRAPSGALVFASGTFAWSPALDRPGHVDPRIQRATANLLDRICKHV; encoded by the coding sequence ATGGGGGCGGAGCAGATTCGTCGGTGGGAATCGGGTGCCCTGGCGCATGCCGTCTCCGACCCCTTCGGCCAGGGCCCCCTCCCCTGGCTGCGCGGCAGTGAGAACTACTTCGACGACACCGGCCAGGTCGTCCCCTGGTACGCCGATCTCGCCCTGGCCCGCGGTACCGGAGGCGGCACCCGTACCGCCGACGACGTACACCGCCAGATCAAGGGCTTCATCTCGAGCGGCGCCGCGGCCCCCGGCGAGGCGATCGACTTCCACATCACCGTGGACCCGCCCCAGCAGTTCTCCGTGGACATCTACCGGATCGGCCATTACGGCGGCGACGGCGCCGCCAAGATCACCACCAGCCCGCGGCTCTCCGGCATCGTCCAGCCGCCCCCGCTCACCGCCGACCGGACCGTCTCCTGCCACCACTGGTGGCAGTCCTGGCGGCTGCAGATCCCCACCTACTGGTCGATCGGCGCCTATGTCGCCGTGCTCACCACGGCCGACGGATACCGCTCCCACATCCCTTTCACGGTCCGCGACGACCACCCGGCGGATCTGCTGCTCGTCCTGCCGGACATCACCTGGCAGGCGTACAACCTCTACCCCGAGGACGGCCGCACCGGCGCCAGCCTCTACCACGCCTGGGACGAGCAGGGCCGGCTCCTCGGCGAGGAGGACGCCGCGGTCACCGTCTCCTTCGACCGCCCGTACGCGGGTGCCGGTCTGCCGCTCCATGTCGGCCATGCCTACGACTTCATCCGCTGGGCCGAGCGGTACGGCTACGACATCGCGTACGCCGACACCCGCGATCTGCACGCGGGCCGGATCGACGTCGGCCGCTACCGAGGTCTGGTCTTCCCGGGCCACGACGAGTACTGGTCGGTACCGATGCGCCGCACGGCGGAGGCCGCCCGGGACGGCGGCACCTCGCTGGTCTTCCTCTCCGCCAACACCATGTACTGGCAGGTCAGCCTCTCCCCGTCGCCGTCCGGCGTACCGGACCGCCTGCTCACCTGCCGCAAGCGCCGTGGCCCGGGGAAGCCCGCGCTCTGGCGCGAGGTCGACCGGGCCGAGCAGCAGCTCCTCGGCATCCAGTACGCGGGCCGGGTCCCCGACCCCCACCCCCTGGTCGTACGGAACGCGGAGCACTGGCTCTGGGACGCGACCGGGGCCGACGAGGGCGACGAGATCGACGGCCTGGTCGCGGGCGAGGCCGACCGCTACTTCCCGCGCACCACACTCCCCCAGCACGAGAACCGCATCCTGCTCGCCCACTCCCCCTACCAGGACAGCGAAGGCACGACGCGCCACCAGGAGACGTCCCTGTACCGGGCCCCTTCAGGCGCCCTCGTCTTCGCCTCCGGCACCTTCGCCTGGTCCCCGGCGCTGGACCGCCCCGGCCATGTGGACCCGCGCATCCAGCGCGCCACCGCCAATCTGCTCGACCGCATCTGCAAACACGTCTGA
- a CDS encoding phosphoribosylaminoimidazolesuccinocarboxamide synthase codes for MSGFVEKPEPVVVPGLTHLHTGKVRDLYRNEAGDLVMVASDRMSAYDWVLPTEIPDKGRVLTRLSLWWFDQLSDLVPNHVLSTELPAGAPADWSGRTLICKSLRMVPVECVARGYLTGSGLVEYNVSRTVCGLALPDGLVDGSELPAPIFTPATKAAVGDHDENVSYEEVAREVGTETAARLRRTTLDVYARARDIARERGIILADTKFEFGFDGDELIIADEVLTPDSSRFWPAAAWEPGKAQPSYDKQFVRDWLTSPASGWDRKSEQPPPALPQEIVDATRSKYLEAYELLTGNTWQ; via the coding sequence GTGTCCGGATTCGTAGAAAAGCCCGAGCCCGTGGTGGTCCCCGGACTCACCCACCTCCACACCGGCAAGGTGCGGGATCTGTACCGGAACGAGGCGGGCGACCTCGTCATGGTCGCCAGCGACCGTATGTCCGCGTACGACTGGGTCCTGCCCACCGAGATCCCCGACAAGGGACGGGTCCTCACCCGGCTGTCGCTGTGGTGGTTCGACCAGCTCTCCGATCTCGTCCCGAACCACGTCCTGTCCACGGAGCTCCCCGCCGGGGCACCCGCGGACTGGTCCGGCCGGACGCTGATCTGCAAGTCGCTTCGGATGGTCCCGGTCGAGTGCGTCGCCCGCGGCTATCTGACCGGCTCGGGCCTCGTCGAGTACAACGTGTCCCGTACGGTCTGCGGCCTCGCCCTCCCCGACGGCCTCGTCGACGGCTCCGAACTCCCGGCGCCGATCTTCACCCCCGCCACCAAGGCGGCCGTCGGCGACCACGACGAGAACGTGTCGTACGAGGAAGTGGCCCGCGAGGTCGGCACGGAGACCGCGGCCCGGCTGCGCCGCACCACCCTCGACGTCTACGCCCGGGCCCGGGACATCGCCCGTGAGCGCGGCATCATCCTCGCGGACACGAAGTTCGAGTTCGGCTTCGACGGTGACGAGCTGATCATCGCGGACGAGGTGCTCACGCCGGACTCGTCCCGCTTCTGGCCGGCCGCCGCCTGGGAGCCGGGCAAGGCCCAGCCCTCGTACGACAAGCAGTTCGTGCGGGACTGGCTGACCTCGCCGGCCTCCGGCTGGGACCGCAAGAGCGAGCAGCCGCCGCCGGCACTGCCCCAGGAGATCGTCGACGCGACCCGGTCGAAGTACCTGGAGGCGTACGAGCTCCTCACCGGCAACACCTGGCAGTAG
- a CDS encoding response regulator transcription factor, whose product MTAIRVLLADDEHLIRGALAALLALEDDLVVVAEAATGPEALAMARAHHPDVVVLDLQMPGADGVSVATSLRTELPDCRTMIVTGHGRPGHLKRALAAGVRAFVPKTVSARQLAGIIRTVHAGSRYVDPELAADAISAGDSPLTVREAEVLELAADGAPVAEIAERASLSPGTVRNYLSAAASKLGAENRHAAVRLARERGWV is encoded by the coding sequence ATGACCGCGATACGCGTACTGCTCGCCGACGACGAGCATCTGATCCGGGGGGCGCTCGCCGCGCTGCTCGCGCTGGAGGACGACCTCGTGGTGGTCGCGGAGGCGGCGACCGGCCCGGAGGCTCTCGCCATGGCGCGGGCCCACCACCCCGATGTGGTGGTCCTCGATCTGCAGATGCCGGGGGCCGACGGTGTGAGTGTGGCCACATCGCTGCGGACCGAACTGCCCGACTGCCGGACCATGATCGTGACCGGTCACGGCCGCCCCGGACATCTGAAGCGGGCGCTCGCGGCGGGTGTGCGGGCCTTCGTGCCGAAGACGGTCAGCGCCCGGCAACTGGCCGGCATCATCCGTACCGTGCACGCCGGAAGCCGTTATGTGGACCCGGAGTTGGCAGCCGACGCGATCTCCGCCGGGGACTCGCCGCTGACCGTCCGCGAGGCCGAGGTACTGGAACTGGCGGCGGACGGAGCGCCGGTGGCGGAGATCGCGGAGCGGGCGTCCCTGTCGCCGGGGACCGTGCGGAACTACCTCTCCGCGGCCGCCTCGAAGCTCGGCGCGGAGAACCGCCACGCGGCAGTGCGTCTCGCGCGGGAGCGAGGATGGGTATAG
- a CDS encoding sensor histidine kinase yields the protein MRVRDWRRGWQERGKLDRISLYSRFTVAVMPWLFTLAWGLAPFSSDISHDPLPLALGGALLLVSLAQCVLSNRNVEPSYEHYLGTSVFPRRRLVAPSALMALALGLLAALSGVGGIDDDGLLLLVMNTPMALMITQVLLVPARTFLVQSLVLTALSVGLFAAVGVRGGILAGVVPTTMFGGLLVLVSVRPSVWSLSVMWQAEEARDLQARLAVAEERLRFGRDMHDVLGRNLAVIALKSELAVGLAQRGRTEAVDQMVEVQRIARASQQEVRDVVRGYREADLSTELVGAQGVLKAAGIECEVTGDGGGQLPEAVQSALGWAVREAATNVLRHGDARLCTIRLSASADRVVLNVENDGAPCTAAGESGSGLAGLRERLGALGGSLAAGPVDDGLFRLTAKIPLTCGENRPSVLEGRR from the coding sequence ATGCGCGTACGGGACTGGCGACGCGGCTGGCAAGAGCGCGGCAAGCTCGACCGAATTTCTCTCTATTCGCGGTTCACCGTGGCGGTGATGCCCTGGCTCTTCACGCTGGCGTGGGGACTGGCGCCCTTCTCCTCGGACATCTCGCACGATCCGCTGCCCTTGGCACTGGGCGGGGCGCTCCTGCTGGTGAGCCTCGCCCAGTGTGTGCTGAGCAACCGGAACGTGGAGCCGTCGTACGAGCACTACCTCGGCACGTCTGTCTTCCCCCGGCGCCGGCTGGTGGCGCCGTCGGCGCTGATGGCGCTGGCCCTGGGGCTGCTGGCGGCGCTGAGCGGCGTGGGCGGCATCGACGACGACGGGCTGCTTCTGCTGGTCATGAACACCCCGATGGCGTTGATGATCACCCAGGTGCTGCTCGTCCCGGCCCGCACCTTCCTGGTCCAGTCCCTGGTCCTGACGGCCCTGAGCGTCGGACTCTTCGCCGCGGTCGGGGTACGCGGCGGCATCCTGGCCGGGGTGGTCCCGACGACGATGTTCGGGGGCCTGCTGGTCCTGGTGTCCGTACGGCCCAGCGTCTGGAGCCTCAGCGTGATGTGGCAGGCGGAGGAGGCCCGGGATCTGCAGGCACGACTGGCCGTCGCCGAGGAGCGGCTGCGGTTCGGCCGGGACATGCACGACGTCCTGGGGCGCAATCTCGCCGTGATCGCGCTGAAGAGCGAACTTGCGGTGGGGCTGGCGCAGCGCGGCAGGACGGAAGCCGTGGACCAGATGGTCGAGGTGCAACGGATCGCGCGCGCCTCCCAGCAGGAGGTACGCGATGTCGTCCGCGGATACCGGGAAGCCGATCTGAGTACGGAACTCGTCGGCGCGCAGGGCGTACTGAAGGCGGCCGGCATCGAGTGCGAGGTGACGGGCGACGGCGGCGGGCAGCTGCCCGAGGCCGTGCAGTCGGCGCTCGGCTGGGCGGTGCGGGAGGCGGCGACCAATGTGCTGCGGCACGGTGACGCACGTCTCTGCACGATCCGGCTCAGCGCCTCGGCGGACAGGGTGGTGCTGAACGTGGAGAACGATGGGGCACCGTGCACGGCGGCCGGGGAGAGCGGTTCCGGGCTGGCCGGGCTGCGGGAGCGGCTCGGCGCCCTCGGCGGCTCGCTGGCCGCGGGTCCGGTGGACGACGGGCTGTTCAGGCTGACGGCAAAGATCCCGCTGACCTGCGGGGAGAACCGTCCGTCGGTTCTGGAGGGGCGGCGATGA